In Marinitoga hydrogenitolerans DSM 16785, one DNA window encodes the following:
- a CDS encoding adenosylhomocysteinase → MNLVETGRKKIEWVKEHMKVLNTLKEMYMEEQPFKDINISMSIHLEAKTAYTAVVLHELGAKVAITSSNPLSTQDDVAEALKTYGVNVYAKRSIDEELYWKNIDEVLSIEPNIVIDDGADLGVRIVEKYPELLKNIWGINEETTTGIKRYKALLKDGKLKVPVIDVNDSYMKYLFDNRYGTGQSTWDGIIRSTNLTVA, encoded by the coding sequence GGAGAAAAAAGATAGAATGGGTAAAGGAACATATGAAAGTATTAAACACATTAAAAGAAATGTATATGGAAGAACAACCATTTAAAGATATAAATATATCAATGAGTATACATTTAGAAGCAAAAACAGCATATACTGCGGTAGTTTTACACGAATTAGGAGCAAAAGTAGCAATAACAAGCAGCAACCCGTTATCAACACAAGATGATGTAGCTGAGGCGCTAAAAACATATGGCGTTAATGTTTATGCTAAGCGCTCTATTGATGAAGAACTATATTGGAAAAACATAGATGAAGTACTTTCTATTGAACCCAATATTGTTATCGATGATGGTGCAGATTTAGGGGTTAGGATTGTAGAAAAATATCCAGAATTATTAAAAAACATATGGGGAATAAACGAAGAGACGACAACAGGTATAAAAAGATATAAAGCATTATTAAAAGATGGAAAATTAAAAGTACCAGTAATAGATGTAAATGATTCATATATGAAATATTTATTTGACAACAGATACGGCACAGGGCAATCAACATGGGATGGAATAATTAGATCAACAAATCTAACAGTAGC